One Malus domestica chromosome 11, GDT2T_hap1 genomic region harbors:
- the LOC103449141 gene encoding translocator protein homolog: protein MDNYSDHLKQRRTEDPAAAAATGPAAGKKSGYRSRKDVKMDMAKRGLRSLAVAVAIPVSLHLLAIYAGSSDPYRVGSKPFWIPPLWALRLTCMASSFLMGLAAWLVWAEGGFHKNPMALPIYLAQLGLSLIWDPIVFGAGAPWVGLIVCMGMFGAMIGCSRVIKDVNPVAADLMKPSLAWVAFLAVVNLKLVFH, encoded by the coding sequence ATGGATAATTATTCCGACCACCTCAAGCAACGCAGGACAGAGGATCCTGCCGCCGCTGCCGCTACTGGGCCCGCTGCCGGGAAGAAGAGCGGTTACAGAAGCAGAAAGGACGTGAAAATGGACATGGCCAAACGCGGCCTTAGGTCCTTAGCCGTGGCCGTCGCAATTCCCGTCTCTCTCCACCTCCTCGCTATCTACGCAGGTTCATCCGATCCCTACCGCGTCGGATCCAAGCCCTTCTGGATCCCTCCCTTGTGGGCCCTGCGGTTAACCTGCATGGCCTCCAGCTTCCTCATGGGCCTGGCCGCTTGGTTAGTGTGGGCCGAAGGTGGTTTCCATAAGAACCCGATGGCCTTGCCCATTTACTTGGCCCAGCTAGGGTTGAGCTTGATTTGGGATCCGATTGTGTTCGGGGCGGGGGCTCCGTGGGTCGGGTTGATCGTGTGCATGGGGATGTTCGGGGCGATGATCGGGTGTTCTCGGGTGATTAAGGATGTGAATCCGGTCGCCGCCGATCTTATGAAGCCGAGTTTGGCATGGGTTGCGTTTTTGGCCGTTGTAAATCTGAAGCTTGTATTCCACTGa
- the LOC103449145 gene encoding stress-related protein-like: protein MADSEASQSTETVRVDEKNLKYLEFVQVASIYVVVCFSSLYEYAKENSGPLKPGVQTVEGTVRTVTGPVYEKFHDLPFQLLRFVDRKVDESLSEVDRHVPVLVKQVSSQALSVARAVERGGLVDTAKNLTGSLYAKCEPVAEQVYYKYEPVAEQYAVSAWRALNRLPLFPQVVHITVPTASYWSDKYNRAVGYTVNRGYSVAAYLPLIPTERIAKLFDEAENGVAVSTNGGDVVVEQ, encoded by the exons ATGGCGGATTCTGAAGCATCGCAGTCTACAGAAACG GTGCGAGTGGACGAGAAGAATCTGAAGTATTTGGAGTTCGTTCAAGTGGCGTCGATTTACGTGGTGGTGTGCTTCTCGAGCCTCTACGAGTACGCGAAGGAGAACTCCGGTCCGCTTAAACCGGGTGTTCAGACGGTGGAAGGCACCGTCCGAACCGTAACCGGGCCGGTCTACGAGAAGTTCCACGACCTTCCCTTCCAACTCCTCAGATTTGTCGATCGCAAG GTGGACGAGTCCTTGAGCGAGGTGGACCGTCACGTGCCGGTTCTGGTGAAGCAGGTGTCGAGCCAGGCGCTATCGGTGGCGAGAGCGGTGGAGCGAGGCGGCTTGGTGGACACGGCTAAGAATCTCACCGGGAGCTTGTACGCTAAATGCGAACCCGTGGCGGAGCAGGTGTACTACAAGTACGAGCCGGTGGCAGAGCAGTACGCCGTGTCGGCTTGGCGCGCGCTGAATCGGCTCCCGCTGTTTCCGCAGGTGGTTCATATAACGGTCCCCACCGCGTCGTACTGGTCCGACAAGTACAATCGGGCCGTCGGGTACACCGTGAACAGAGGCTACTCCGTGGCGGCGTATCTGCCGTTGATTCCGACGGAGAGAATTGCCAAGTTGTTTGATGAAGCCGAGAACGGGGTTGCCGTTTCGACGAACGGTGGGGATGTTGTAGTGGAGCAGTGA
- the LOC103449258 gene encoding uncharacterized protein isoform X2, whose amino-acid sequence MRISWVLARHLLRSRNNPNPCAALAHPCNSLQTLTLTSVPVSPSSPPPNLDFLQQRSRRFSSFSDYPDWRWNKFWDMHVPWEDRRLFVVPPEISFYEKDEYDLEIKRVQDKSSSAVFCFYDARTDDFCFIHSVINRWAKEFPHVALYEIIIDHLKEDDRINVMREYNINSNIPFLSKWGKGR is encoded by the exons ATGAGGATTTCTTGGGTTTTGGCGCGACACTTGCTTCGCAGTCGCAACAACCCTAACCCTTGTGCAGCTCTTGCTCATCCGTGTAATTCTctccaaaccctaaccctaacttCCGTCCCAGTTTCACCATCTTCACCCCCACCAAACCTTGATTTTCTACAACAGAGGAGTCGCCGCTTCTCCTCATTTTCAG ACTATCCTGACTGGAGGTGGAATAAATTTTGGGATATGCACGTGCCATGGGAAGACCGGCGCCTCTTCGTAG TTCCCCCAGAAATTTCCTTttatgaaaaagatgagtatGATTTGGAGATTAAAAGAGTTCAAG ATAAATCTTCGTCAGCGGTCTTCTGCTTCTATGACGCTCGAACAGATG ACTTTTGCTTCATACATTCAGTCATCAATAGGTGGGCTAAGGAATTCCCACACGTAGCATTGTATGAAATTATTATTGATCATCTG AAAGAAGACGACCGCATTAATGTAATGAGAGAATACAATATCAATT CCAACATTCCGTTTCTTTCAAAATGGGGAAAAGGTAGATGA
- the LOC103449146 gene encoding translocase of chloroplast 159, chloroplastic: protein MESKLSASEEQAQHLSNAPGSSFFSSQYSDIDDSSKIHVSEIDNDEKFSGVGGRGDGGGSETEEGFVSGEEDFVSERAFVRGAGGGETVVVGGGAGEEGDSGVKFVNSSEFFYPTSRLRPVAKVSVDDDEEEEDTREEGVRDLKSLEGGGSNGVVWGDSGMGKSEILGEVVTENGVSGGEVDNVVENSKLVEGLGSVVEETPAVEKPVEVAEVDDKEAVDKFVEVEENVMEITSGGDSIVQDIHANLSQTGAAVVVGDVETIEESEIKGLMVDKGVSLDNGFDQISREVAEVDDKEVVEQHKDEDVFNDETEVVRESKENGVVGDRPADDKFVEVEENGVEITTGGDSIVQDIHANLSQTGAAIVVGDVEMIEESEIKGLVVEEGVSLDNVFDQISRETKEPNDSESVAVEYLPDRAVVPESGNVELDGEKAVVAASADEVDLEKRPEREDGLKSDSETREKGMARELGADVVPDDNLLVGDGAEMETVNVVSGLAEQEPETEAKLGNSDLSVHDQVHGLRAAVPGKYVAPEFLDSSSNSREVKLDEEVEEKHSPDEVGIESVGPNSISNREIRVETDDGDGNKDLQDDDDNDLQDDDQDLQDDEGENEGSVTDANNEGMIFGSSEAAKQFLEELERGSGAGSYSGAESYHDHSQRIDGQIVTDSDEEVDTDEEGGGKELFDSAALAALLKAATGASSDGGNVTFTTPDGSRLFSVERPAGLGSSIRSLKPASRPNNSNLMTSSNATVGGGSENLSEEERAKLEKFQQIRVKFLRLVQRLGVSTEESVPRQVLYRLALVSGRQNSQEFSLEAAKMTALQLEAEEKDDLDFSLNILVLGKAGVGKSATINSIFGAEVTPINAFGPGTTTVKKIVGVVDGVKIKVFDTPGLKSAAMEQGINRKILSSVQRHMKKSPPDIVLYVDRMDSRGRDLSDVLLLRSITNAFGPSIWRSTIVTLTHSSSAPPDGPSGSPLNYEMFRSQREQIMQQTIGQAVGDLRFMNPSMMSPISLVENHPSCRKRDNQKVLPNGVAWRSHLLLLCYSMKILSDASNLSKPQESFDHRKLFGLRSRSAPLPYLLSWLLQSRPHPKLATDQGGENADSDIDLADLSDSDQEEEEDEYDQLPSFKPLKKAQIAKLSREQRKAYAEEYDYRVKLLQKKMWKEELRRMKEMKKKGKVSEEEYGYLGEEDPENGAPAAVPVALPDMVLPPSFDGENPAHRYRFLEPTSQFTARPVLDPQGWDHDCGYDGVNLEHSLAIANSFPAAVAVQLTKDKKEFNLHLDSSVGAKHGENWSSMLGFDIQNIGKQLAYIVRGDTKVKTSKRFKNAAGVSVTFLGENVSTGLKVEQQYAVGKRLVLVSSTGTVRSQGESAYGANLEVRLREADFPIGQDQSSLGLSLVRWRGDLALGANFQSQFSLGRNYKMAVRAGLNNKRSGQISIRTSSSEQLQLALIAVIPVVKAIYNSIQPGASENYSIY, encoded by the coding sequence ATGGAGTCCAAGCTTTCTGCTTCCGAGGAGCAGGCTCAGCACCTCTCAAACGCACCAggttcttcctttttttcttcgcAGTACTCTGATATCGATGATTCATCGAAAATCCATGTTTCCGAAATTGATAACGACGAGAAATTTAGCGGGGTTGGTGGCCGTGGTGACGGTGGCGGGTCGGAGACTGAGGAGGGGTTTGTGAGTGGGGAGGAGGATTTTGTTTCCGAGAGGGCGTTTGTGAGAGGCGCTGGAGGCGGAGAAACCGTGGTGGTTGGGGGTGGTGCGGGAGAGGAGGGGGATTCCGGTGTTAAGTTTGTTAACTCGTCGGAATTCTTCTATCCGACGAGTAGGCTGCGGCCGGTTGCCAAGGTTTCGGTGGATGAcgacgaggaggaggaggataccAGGGAAGAAGGGGTTAGGGATTTGAAGAGTTTAGAGGGTGGGGGTTCTAACGGTGTCGTTTGGGGGGATAGTGGGATGGGGAAGAGTGAAATTTTGGGTGAAGTGGTCACGGAAAATGGTGTTAGTGGTGGTGAAGTTGATAACGTAGTTGAGAATTCGAAattggttgagggtttaggcTCGGTGGTCGAGGAAACCCCGGCAGTGGAGAAGCCGGTGGAGGTGGCTGAAGTAGATGATAAGGAGGCTGTAGATAAGTTTGTTGAAGTTGAAGAGAATGTTATGGAAATTACTAGTGGAGGTGACTCAATTGTGCAGGATATACATGCCAATTTGTCACAGACAGGAGCAGCTGTTGTCGTTGGTGATGTAGAGACGATTGAGGAATCTGAAATAAAAGGCTTGATGGTTGATAAAGGTGTGAGTTTGGATAATGGTTTTGATCAAATTAGCCGGGAGGTGGCTGAAGTAGATGATAAGGAGGTTGTAGAGCAGCATAAGGATGAGGATGTTTTCAATGATGAGACAGAAGTTGTGAGAGAGAGTAAAGAAAATGGCGTGGTGGGGGATCGGCCAGCTGATGATAAGTTTGTTGAAGTTGAAGAGAACGGTGTGGAAATTACAACCGGAGGTGACTCAATTGTGCAGGATATACATGCCAATTTGTCACAGACAGGAGCAGCTATTGTCGTTGGTGATGTAGAGATGATTGAGGAATCTGAAATAAAAGGCTTAGTGGTTGAAGAAGGTGtgagtttggataatgtttttgATCAAATTAGCCGTGAGACCAAAGAACCAAATGACTCGGAGTCAGTGGCTGTGGAATATTTGCCTGACAGAGCGGTTGTTCCTGAGTCTGGGAATGTGGAACTTGATGGAGAGAAAGCTGTTGTTGCTGCTAGTGCGGATGAAGTTGATCTCGAGAAGAGGCCAGAAAGGGAGGATGGACTGAAATCTGATTCCGAAACCAGAGAGAAAGGGATGGCGAGGGAATTAGGTGCTGATGTGGTTCCAGATGACAATCTATTGGTTGGGGATGGAGCTGAAATGGAAACTGTGAACGTTGTTTCTGGTTTAGCAGAACAAGAACCAGAGACTGAGGCAAAACTGGGTAACAGTGACTTGAGTGTACATGATCAAGTGCATGGATTGAGAGCGGCTGTCCCTGGAAAATATGTGGCACCTGAGTTTCTGGATTCAAGTTCTAATAGCCGAGAAGTAAAGCTAGATGAGGAAGTTGAGGAGAAGCATTCCCCTGATGAAGTTGGCATTGAATCTGTGGGTCCAAATTCCATTTCAAACCGAGAGATAAGAGTCGAAACTGATGATGGTGATGGCAATAAGGATCTTcaagatgatgatgataatgatCTTCAAGATGATGATCAGGATCTTCAAGATGATGAAGGTGAGAATGAAGGTTCAGTTACAGATGCGAACAATGAAGGTATGATTTTTGGAAGCTCTGAAGCTGCTAAACAGTTTTTGGAAGAGTTGGAGCGAGGATCAGGTGCTGGCTCTTACTCAGGTGCTGAGAGTTATCATGATCATTCACAGAGAATTGATGGCCAGATTGTTACGGATTCGGATGAAGAAGTGGACACTGATGAGGAAGGGGGCGGAAAAGAGTTATTTGATTCAGCTGCGTTGGCAGCTCTTTTGAAAGCAGCAACAGGTGCTTCCTCAGATGGTGGCAATGTTACATTTACCACCCCAGATGGATCCAGGCTTTTCTCTGTTGAGCGTCCTGCTGGGTTGGGGTCCTCAATTCGGTCGTTGAAACCTGCTTCACGACCAAACAACTCGAACCTTATGACATCTTCCAATGCCACAGTTGGGGGAGGTTCTGAGAACTTGAGCGAAGAAGAGAGAGCGAAGCTCGAAAAGTTTCAGCAGATAAGGGTTAAGTTCTTGAGGCTTGTTCAGAGATTAGGTGTTTCTACAGAAGAGTCAGTGCCAAGACAGGTTCTATACCGCCTAGCTCTCGTGTCAGGGAGGCAAAACAGTCAAGAATTTAGCCTCGAAGCTGCAAAGATGACCGCTCTCCAGCTTGAAGCAGAGGAGAAAGATGATTTGGACTTCTCCTTGAACATATTGGTTCTTGGGAAAGCAGGTGTTGGGAAGAGTGCCACTATAAATTCTATTTTCGGTGCAGAAGTTACCCCAATTAATGCTTTTGGACCTGGAACAACTACTGTGAAAAAAATTGTTGGAGTGGTGGATGGAGTCAAGATTAAGGTGTTTGATACACCAGGTCTGAAATCTGCTGCAATGGAACAGGGCATAAATCGCAAAATTTTATCTTCTGTGCAGAGGCATATGAAAAAATCCCCCCCAGATATTGTCCTCTATGTGGATCGGATGGACTCCCGAGGTAGGGATCTAAGTGATGTCCTATTGTTAAGATCAATCACTAATGCCTTTGGTCCTTCAATTTGGCGAAGCACCATAGTTACTCTGACTCACAGCTCTTCTGCTCCTCCTGATGGACCATCAGGCTCCCCGCTGAATTATGAGATGTTTCGTAGTCAGCGGGAACAAATCATGCAGCAGACGATTGGACAAGCTGTTGGTGACCTAAGGTTTATGAATCCTAGTATGATGAGTCCAATATCTCTTGTAGAGAACCACCCGTCTTGTCGGAAGAGAGATAATCAGAAAGTGCTCCCTAATGGTGTAGCTTGGAGATCCCATCTATTGCTCTTGTGCTACTCTATGAAGATCTTGTCTGATGCGTCTAATCTCTCAAAACCTCAGGAATCATTTGATCACCGTAAGCTCTTTGGTTTGCGTTCCCGTTCGGCTCCTCTTCCATACTTGTTGTCTTGGCTGTTGCAATCTCGTCCGCACCCAAAACTTGCTACCGATCAAGGTGGTGAGAATGCTGATTCAGACATTGACTTGGCTGACTTGTCTGATTCTGatcaagaggaagaagaggatgaGTATGATCAGCTTCCGTCATTTAAGCCCCTCAAGAAGGCCCAGATTGCTAAGCTTAGTAGAGAGCAGAGGAAAGCGTACGCTGAGGAGTATGATTATAGGGTTAAGCTCCTCCAGAAAAAGATGTGGAAAGAAGAgttgagaaggatgaaggaaatgaagaagaagggCAAGGTAAGTGAAGAGGAGTATGGTTATTTGGGTGAAGAGGATCCAGAAAACGGTGCTCCAGCAGCTGTGCCGGTTGCATTACCTGATATGGTTTTGCCGCCTTCTTTTGATGGTGAAAATCCAGCTCACAGGTACCGGTTCCTGGAGCCGACTTCTCAGTTCACGGCAAGGCCAGTGTTGGACCCCCAAGGCTGGGACCATGACTGTGGGTACGATGGTGTCAACCTTGAACATAGTCTGGCCATTGCTAATTCTTTTCCAGCAGCTGTTGCTGTTCAGCTTACAAAGGATAAGAAAGAGTTCAATCTCCATTTAGATTCCTCGGTTGGTGCTAAGCACGGGGAGAACTGGTCGAGTATGCTAGGGTTTGACATTCAGAACATTGGAAAGCAACTTGCATACATTGTGCGAGGAGACACCAAAGTCAAGACCTCCAAGAGGTTCAAGAATGCTGCTGGAGTATCTGTGACATTTCTGGGAGAAAATGTGTCCACTGGACTCAAAGTTGAACAACAGTATGCGGTTGGCAAGCGTCTGGTATTGGTGAGTAGTACTGGTACTGTCCGATCTCAGGGCGAGTCAGCATATGGAGCAAACTTGGAGGTGCGGCTGAGGGAGGCAGATTTTCCAATTGGCCAGGATCAATCCTCATTGGGTCTGTCTCTAGTGCGGTGGAGGGGTGACTTGGCCCTGGGGGCAAATTTCCAGTCCCAGTTTTCCCTCGGGCGAAACTACAAGATGGCTGTTCGTGCAGGGTTGAACAACAAGCGCAGTGGACAGATCTCAATCAGAACCAGCAGCTCCGAACAACTACAACTTGCTCTTATTGCTGTGATTCCAGTCGTCAAGGCTATCTACAACAGCATCCAGCCCGGAGCCAGTGAGAACTACTCCATCTACTAA
- the LOC103449143 gene encoding alkylated DNA repair protein ALKBH8 homolog — protein MTMDAASKEILRHVFGDSSDSEDWEPGDGSDSDPTHFWEPIKQIKGLWLCRDFLSPQHQSSLLSTIQNEGWFTQASHNQAMRFGDLPAWADELSRSIHKVALASDYVFDPIVLGSNDGVKENASPFPSDLLCREPLFDQLILNSYQPGEGICAHVDLMRFEDGIAILSLESSCVMDFSQVEGTSRENDPPVAKIPVYLTPGSLIFMSGEARYHWKHEINRTPGIQKWEGEELTQTRRISITLRKLCQVE, from the exons ATGACTATGGATGCTGCGAGCAAAGAAATTCTCCGGCACGTATTCGGCGATTCGTCGGACAGCGAGGACTGGGAACCGGGCGATGGATCCGATTCCGACCCGACCCATTTCTGGgaaccaatcaaacaaatcaaaGGGCTGTGGTTGTGCAGAGACTTCCTCTCTCCTCAGCACCAGTCCTCTTTGCTCTCCACAATCCAAAACG AAGGATGGTTCACTCAAGCCTCTCATAATCAG GCAATGAGGTTTGGGGATCTTCCAGCATGGGCGGACGAGCTTTCGCGTTCTATTCACAAGGTTGCGCTTGCAAGTGACTATGTTTTTGATCCTATTGTTTTGGGAAGCAATGATGGTGTGAAGGAGAATGCCTCTCCATTTCCATCCGATCTTTTGTGCAGAGAGCCGCTCTTTGACCAGCTCATTCTAAATTCTTACCAACCGGGTGAG GGAATCTGTGCGCACGTTGATCTCATGCGCTTCGAAGATGGAATTGCCATTCTCTCCCTGGAGTCGTCATGTGTGATGGATTTTAGTCAAGTTGAAGGAACAAGTAGGGAAAATGATCCCCCTGTGGCCAAGATTCCAGTTTACCTTACCCCCGGATCCCTAATTTTCATGTCAGGAGAAGCGCGATACCATTGGAAGCACGAGATCAACCGCACGCCTGGAATTCAGAAGTGGGAAGGGGAGGAACTAACTCAGACGAGGAGAATCTCCATAACCCTGAGGAAGCTCTGCCAAGTTGAGTAG
- the LOC103449142 gene encoding xyloglucan 6-xylosyltransferase 2, with the protein MLLEKCLGAQRSRRIQRALRHSKVTILCLVLTVVVLRGTIGAGKFGTPEQDFLEIRDHFYSRKRAEAHRVLEEVHATPSDPNNYNAFDIKKLLVDEGEEEQVDPNKPYTLGPKISNWDELRSKWLRENPNFPNFIGPGKPRVLLVTGSSPKPCENPVGDHYLLKSIKNKIDYCRLHGIEVFYNMALLDAEMAGFWAKLPLIRKLLLSHPEVEFLWWMDSDAMFTDMAFELPWERYKDSNFVMHGWNKTVYDEKSWIGLNTGSFLLRNTQWSLDMLDAWAPMGPKGKIREEAGKVLTKELKGRPVFEADDQSAMVYILATQRQKWGDKVYLESGYYLHGYWGILVDRYEEMIENYRPGLGDHRWPLVTHFVGCKPCGKLADYPVERCLKQMDRAFNFGDNQILQIYGFAHRSLGSRRVKRVRNQKNIPLEVKDELGLLHPAFKAAKVSSS; encoded by the coding sequence ATGTTATTAGAGAAATGCTTGGGAGCTCAACGATCGCGACGGATCCAGAGAGCTCTCCGGCACTCCAAGGTCACGATCCTCTGCCTCGTCCTCACGGTGGTCGTCCTTCGGGGCACGATCGGAGCCGGCAAGTTCGGAACCCCGGAGCAGGACTTCCTCGAGATTCGCGACCACTTCTACTCCCGCAAGCGGGCGGAGGCCCACCGCGTCCTGGAGGAGGTCCACGCGACGCCGTCGGACCCCAACAACTACAACGCCTTCGATATTAAGAAGCTCCTTGTCGATGAAGGTGAGGAGGAACAGGTCGACCCGAATAAGCCATACACTCTCGGACCCAAGATTTCGAATTGGGACGAGTTGAGGTCGAAATGGCTGAGggaaaaccctaatttcccaaATTTCATCGGGCCTGGTAAGCCCCGGGTGCTTCTTGTGACTGGGTCTTCGCCGAAACCCTGCGAGAATCCGGTAGGTGATCATTACTTGTTGAAGTCGATTAAGAACAAAATTGATTATTGTAGATTACATGGGATTGAGGTTTTTTACAATATGGCTCTTTTGGATGCCGAAATGGCGGGTTTCTGGGCCAAGCTTCCGTTGATTCGGAAGCTCCTTTTGTCTCACCCGGAGGTTGAGTTTCTATGGTGGATGGATAGTGATGCAATGTTTACAGATATGGCGTTTGAATTGCCATGGGAGAGGTACAAAGATTCCAACTTTGTGATGCACGGGTGGAACAAGACGGTTTATGATGAGAAAAGTTGGATTGGGTTGAATACCGGGAGTTTTTTGTTGAGGAATACGCAGTGGTCGTTGGATATGCTCGATGCTTGGGCTCCGATGGGACCGAAAGGGAAAATCAGGGAGGAGGCAGGGAAGGTGCTCACTAAGGAATTGAAGGGTAGGCCGGTTTTCGAAGCTGATGATCAGTCAGCCATGGTCTACATTTTGGCCACTCAAAGACAGAAGTGGGGTGATAAGGTTTATCTTGAGAGTGGATATTATTTGCACGGATATTGGGGGATTTTGGTTGATAGATATGAAGAAATGATTGAGAATTATCGCCCTGGTTTGGGCGACCACCGGTGGCCACTGGTGACGCATTTCGTAGGTTGCAAACCGTGTGGGAAGTTAGCAGATTACCCTGTTGAGAGATGCTTGAAGCAGATGGATAGAGCTTTTAACTTTGGGGACAATCAGATTCTTCAGATCTATGGTTTCGCGCACCGGTCATTGGGTAGTAGAAGAGTTAAGAGAGTTAGGAACCAAAAAAACATTCCGCTCGAGGTTAAGGATGAACTTGGATTGCTTCATCCGGCATTCAAGGCCGCCAAGGTATCGTCTTCTTAG
- the LOC103449258 gene encoding uncharacterized protein isoform X1 produces MRISWVLARHLLRSRNNPNPCAALAHPCNSLQTLTLTSVPVSPSSPPPNLDFLQQRSRRFSSFSDYPDWRWNKFWDMHVPWEDRRLFVVPPEISFYEKDEYDLEIKRVQDKSSSAVFCFYDARTDDFCFIHSVINRWAKEFPHVALYEIIIDHLKEDDRINVMREYNINCTPTFRFFQNGEKVDDLAGGSAILLEKTLNKIYGGGEWSTAQVLDTQFVKKDGNGEGVCSSFEVEAVAHDTWDTSYELKHYSKCPCNLCRSWKYLRLKLSQQRETEIEKDEK; encoded by the exons ATGAGGATTTCTTGGGTTTTGGCGCGACACTTGCTTCGCAGTCGCAACAACCCTAACCCTTGTGCAGCTCTTGCTCATCCGTGTAATTCTctccaaaccctaaccctaacttCCGTCCCAGTTTCACCATCTTCACCCCCACCAAACCTTGATTTTCTACAACAGAGGAGTCGCCGCTTCTCCTCATTTTCAG ACTATCCTGACTGGAGGTGGAATAAATTTTGGGATATGCACGTGCCATGGGAAGACCGGCGCCTCTTCGTAG TTCCCCCAGAAATTTCCTTttatgaaaaagatgagtatGATTTGGAGATTAAAAGAGTTCAAG ATAAATCTTCGTCAGCGGTCTTCTGCTTCTATGACGCTCGAACAGATG ACTTTTGCTTCATACATTCAGTCATCAATAGGTGGGCTAAGGAATTCCCACACGTAGCATTGTATGAAATTATTATTGATCATCTG AAAGAAGACGACCGCATTAATGTAATGAGAGAATACAATATCAATTGTACG CCAACATTCCGTTTCTTTCAAAATGGGGAAAAGGTAGATGACCTAGCCGGTGGCTCTGCCATACTCTTGGAAAAGACTCTTAACAAAATTTATGG GGGAGGAGAATGGAGTACAGCACAAGTCCTTGACACACAATTTGTTAAGAAAGATGGGAATGGTGAAGGAGtttgttcatcatttgaagtGGAAGCAGTGGCACATGATACTTGGGACACAAGTTACGAATTGAAACACTATTCCAAATGCCCTTGCAATTTGTGCCGTAGCTGGAAGTACCTGCGATTGAAGTTGTCACAACAGCGTGAAACTGAGATTGAAAAGGATGAGAAATAA